Part of the Imperialibacter roseus genome, ATATTTATTCTGCATGTGTCGGCAATTGTAGGGGAACTACAATGTCCCCCTTAGCTCTTGTTCTCGCTCTATAGCTTCAAATAATGCCTTGAAGTTTCCTTTTCCAAACGACCTGGCCCCTTTTCTTTGGATGATCTCAAAAAACATAGTCGGCCGAGGCTCCACAGGCTTGGTGAATATCTGCAATAAATAGCCCTCATCGTCTCTGTCGACAAGGATCCCGAGTTTCTTCAAAGGTTCCAAATCTTCATCAATATGGCCTACCCTGTCGAGCAGGTCGTCGTAGTAGGTAGTAGGCACATTTAGAAACTCGACTCCTCTGTTCTGAAGCTGAGTAACCGTTTCAATGATATCATCAGTGGCTACGGCTATGTGCTGAATGCCTGACCCGTTATAGAAATCCAGGTACTCCTCCACCTGCGATTTTTTCGCACCGTCGGCTGGCTCATTGATCGGGAACTTTACCCTTCCATTGCCATTGCTCATTACTTTGCTCATCAGCGCAGTGTATTCTGTAGAAATGTCCTTGTCATCGAAAGACACCAGCTGAGCAAATCCCATCACGTTGGCATAAAAATCGACCCACTGATTCATTTCCCCCCAGCCTACATTGCCCACCATGTGATCAACATATTTTAAGCCAATGGGTTTAGGGTTGTAGCTGCTCTTCCATGGCTTAAAGCCCGGCAGAAAAACGCCAGAATAGTTTTTCCTTTCCACAAAAATGTGAACAGTGTCTCCATAAGTATAAATGCCTGAGCGAACCACCTCGCCATTTTCGTCCTTTTCAACTTGCGGCTCCATGAATGGCTTTGCTCCCCTTGCCGTTGTTTCTTCGAAAGCTTTAGCTGCGTCTTCCACCCAAAGTGCTACCACCTTCACGCCATCTCCATGCTTATCAATGTGTCTGCCGATTTCGGTATCTGCCCTTAAGGGGGTTGTCAGCACCAGGCGTATTTTGTCCTGCACCAGCACATAGGAAGTCCTGTCCTTCACACCTGTCTCCAGCCCGCAAAAAGCCAGCGACTGAAAGCCAAAGGCAGTTTTGTAATAGTGAGCTGCCTGCAAAGCATTACCAACATAAAGCTCCAGATAGTCGGTGCCCAAAAGTGGCAAAAAGTCCTCCGGTGCCTCAATGGTGTTTTGATGAGAATGATCTAAAATGTTCATAATGGGTATATTGTTGTTATACTAACTATTAGTAATATAACAAAAATAATCTTTTGCACCGAAGTTTCAAAACGGCTAAGTTCACACTCTCTAAATACCGTTCCTATAAGCTGTTATGCCCCGGCCTTTCAATCTTTCGTAATTAGTTATGCTATAAAATCTATCTCATGAAGAAACTCTTACTTACCGTTGCCTCTGGTCTCTTTGTTTTCTCGCAAGCTTCGGCACAAAAAGTGGATACGGAAATGATCATGGACTGGGAGAAATATGATCCCCCATCAACACTTGTGGTGCCGGAACACCCGTTGACAAAATCGAAGTATCCATTTGTTGATGTCCACAATCACCAATTCAGGATGAATCAACAGGATCTTGCTCCTTTGGTGAAGGAAATGGACGACCTGAACATGGGCGTGATGGTCAATTTGAGTGGAAGAGGTCGGGGAAGCCGGGGCTACCTGCTGGAAGTGCTGGACAACGTAAAGAAAAACTCGCCCAGCAGGTTCATTATCTTCACCAACCTTGATTTCACAGGCATCGACGACCCTGAATGGGGCAAAAAAGCTGCGGCTTCTCTTGAAGAAGATGTGAAAGCGGGTGCTAATGGGTTGAAAATTTACAAAAGCCTGGGTTTCAGCGTGACTGATGGTTCCGGAAAAAGAGTAGCTGTAGACGACCCAAGGATCGACCCGGTTTGGGCGAAATGTGGTGAGCTGGGAATACCCGTGCTGATCCACTCTGCCGATCCAAAGTCGTTCTGGGACGACTATGATGAAAATAACGAGCGGTGGCTTGAGTTAAAAACACACCCGAACCGTAAGCGCTCGGCTACTGACCCGGTTCCCTGGGAGCAAATTATTCAGGAGCAACACAATGTTTTCAAAAAGCACAAGAAGACGATCTTCATCAATGCTCACTTTGGCTGGTACGCCAACGACCTGGCGACCCTTGGCAAGCTGCTGGATGAAATGCCTAATATGTATACCGAAATCGGTGCCATCATCGCTGAGCTAGGCAGGCAGCCAAGAGCGGCCAAAGCATTTTTCACCAAGTATCAGGACAGAATTTTATTTGGCAAAGACGCTTACAACCCTGAAGAATACTACACTTACTTCAGAGTGCTGGAAACCGCCGATGAGTACTTTCCTTACTACAAAAGGTACCATGCTTTCTGGAGAATGTATGGGCTAGATTTGCCGGATGAGGTGCTAAAGAAAGTGTACTATAAGAACGCTCTCAAAATCATTCCTAATATTGATAAGAGTGTGTTTCCTAAGTGATCGAGACAATTTTTCCGGGTGAACATTCGGATGGATGTTCACCCTTCTTGCTAAAAGTACGGCCCCTCTTCAAAAAGAATCTTCAATCCCGGCTTGTTCTTTCTAAGTGCTTCGACCACCTGTGGCGTGCACTTGGTGCCAAGCAAATACACTTCTTTCAGGCTTGGGAACTTCAATAGGTCCAATGCAACCTTGTCGTCAACTTTAGTGAAAGAGAGGTTGAGTGTTTCAAGGTTCGGCATTTGCATCAGGTAGATAAATCCTGACCCATCAATATTTGTTTTCTGGAGGTAGAGCTTTTTTACATTAGTCATTTGGCTGATGTGGTATAGCCCATCGTCATTTATACTGCTGGAGACGATTGAAAGTCGGCTAAAAGCGTCATTGTAAGGCGCCAGCTCACGGAACTGATCATTATTGAAAGGCGCAGGTGGAAATTTTACCCTCAGGCTAAAAAGACCTGGTTCCAGGCTGTCTGGTTCTATGGCCAGGTTAAGTTTTTTGCCCACGGCTTCCAACTCATTAGTTACCTCTTTCAATTTCAATTCGGCCATAGCCTGCTTGCGCCGGTACCTGGCCAGCTGTGGAAGCAGTTCATTGGTTACGCTGGCAATCTCGGGTTGTGCCTGTAACGCTGTCACTTTCTGCTCCGGAGAGGCCCCAGAAGTAATCCAGTATTTAAGCAATTCAATTTCCTGCTCGCTCATGGGTGACTGCCCTTCCGGAGGCATTACGTCATCGTGGTCAGCTGGAAGGGTCACTCTGTTGAAGAGCTCGCTCTGATCCAAATCTTCAGGCGTAATGAGTGCAAGCCCACTGTCGCCTCCTTTCGTAATACTTTGCAGGGAGCTCATAATGAGTCCCCCTTTTGATCGGGACTGATTGTGGCAGCTCATGCATTTGGCCTGGAAGATTGGGCTAATCATGTCGTCGTACACCAGCATCTCTTCTACTGTCTTACTACCTGCTGGTTCATCCTGAAAAATAAGGGGAACGTACTCGGTGAGATAGTCCTTGCCATGTGTGATGGAGCCACCGATATGCCCTGTGAAGCCTATGGATAGATTCGTAAGCACCAGGAGGCCAATATAGAATGGGTAGACCGGTTGAAAGCGCTGAGACAATAAATACAGCCCGGTTACAAAAAAAACGCCTGCCCCGCTCACAGTAGCTCCCCAAAAATGCTGCTCCATGAGCTCTCCCGAATACTCTCCGCCAACAAAAAGGAAATAGCCAGCCAAAATAGCAATCAATGCCGTGAAAGCGGAGGCTGCAAGCAACGATAACTGAAGGCCAGTGGCATTGGGAACGAATTTGAACTTAATAGCCAGCTCCAGCATCAAAGCCAGGATAATAAGGACAATTGGAAAATGCAGCACCAGAGGATGGAACCTCCCCAGCATCAAAAAGATAACTGGCGCCTCAATTTTGCCAATAAATGGCAATCCCAAAACAAGAACTCCGATAACAAACGAACAAACAACCAGCGCCGGATGCTTAACTAATGCTTCTACTCTCAAATGCCAAACTAATTATAGGGTCTTGTTAACTATGCCAGTATGTTTGCCAATTTGCCGGTGCTGTCGGCAAAGCTGGTCTTTTCAATGTTCAGTGCCTCCAGCATGGTCACATAAAGATTGGCCAAAGGGGTTTCTTTTTCATAGATCAGGTTTTGCCCTGGTTTAATTCTTCCCCCAGCCCTGCCAGCCAAAAGCACGGGCAGGTTGCGGGGTGAGTGTCGGTTGCCGTCCCGCAGGTCAGAACTGAACATGATCATGGAGTTGTCGAACACATTGCTTTCACCTTCCTTCATCGATTTCAGCTTTTCAATGAAGTAGGCGTACTGCTCCATGTGCCACTGGGTGATCTTGACATATTGCGCCAGCTTCTTCTCATCGTCCATATGGTGGGAAATGGAATGGTGGCCGTCGTTTACGCCAGGGAGGAAGGAGAAATTACGGTTGCTCACCGAGTTGCCAAACAAAAAGGTGCTTACCCGGGAAGCGTCGCTCCAGAAGGCCAGCGCCATGATGTCCAGCATCATGCGGGTCTTTTCTGTCACGTCCACTCCGCTGCGCACCTCCGCATATTCTTCAATGTTCTGGTTCAGGCGAATCAGTTCCTTTTTAACGTCGCCGGTCAGGTTGGCCGCAAACTTTTCCTGATTAGCTCCGTCGGAAATTCTTTTCTCCAGACTGTAAACAGAGTCAAGGTATTCCGTCAGTTTATCCTGGTCTGACCTGCCAAGGTTTCTCTTGAGGCTTTTCGCATCATCCAGCACGGCGTCGAGCACACTTTGCTTCCACGGATCGTTTTTAATTTTCGCCCCGGGAACATACCTCCCAAATAATCTGTCGAATGCCATCTTTGGATCGATCTCCTTGGTTAGCGGTTGCGTTGCTGTTTTCCAGGAGATACTTGAGGCGTACAATCTCGTCAGCCCCACGTTGATGTCCACGCCGGTAGCAATGCGATCCAGGCCGTATTCTAACGAAGGAAACAATGTATCTCCGCCTACGTGATTGGCGATGACCTGGTCGATAGAAACGCCTCCGCTGTTGATATTGTCACCAGTAGTCTGCCGGATTCTGGTAGAAGTAAGAAGATTGGCAGTTTTGGTGTAGTGACCGTCTGCCGTTCTAAGCGAATTCATATTCATCAGCTCTCCCAGCACGAGAAAATCATCTTGCAGGTGCTTGAGTGGCAGCAGCTGTTGGGTAAACTCATAACCCCGGCCAACAGCAGCCGGCGTCCAGTGGTGAGGGTGCACGCCGTTTGGCATCACAATAAAGGCTGTTCTCAACGGGGACTTAGACGGAACCGGGGAGCTCATGCCAGGTAGCGCCATGGCGTCGAGAAAAGGTAAGGCCATGCAGGCACCCACCCCTTTTAGCATTCGTCTTCTGGATATTTGCCACTTCTTGCTCATAATACTTCATTTATCTTGTCCCTGAAATCATTGATTTTCATTCTGAACGGGTAGCTTTTCACCAATTCGACAATAAATGGATCAGGATTAAAATTATTTTCCAATAGAGCTGTTTCCAGCTTTCGAAGTGCTGGCTCGTCTGTAAAAATAGTGCCACGACCTAAAGCATACGAAAGCACTTTTGTCGCCAGGTTTCTCGCTATTTTTTCTTTTTCGTCCATCAGCAGCACCTTTAACTCAGCGGGCCCATTGAACTCTCTGCCGTCAGCCAAAGTACCTGAGGCATCAATAGCGGCCTTGCCGTAGCTGTCTCTCCACCGGCCCGTAGCATCAAAGTTCTCCAGGCCCAGGCCCAGCGGATCCATTTTTTGGTGGCAGCTAAAACATCCGGGACTTGAACGGTGCCTCTCCAGTAGTTTTCTAAGGCCCAGTTCACTATGCGCTCCTTCATCCTCCACCAGCTCAGCCACTTCTGGTGGCGGTGGTGGTGGGGAAATACCCATGATCTGTTCCATCACATATTTTCCTCTCAGCACAGGGCTTGTGCGCACAGGTAGTGAAGAAACGGTCAGCACACTGCCCATGCCCATTACCCCACCTCTGTTGGCATTAGCCAAAAGTACTTTTTTGTATTCATCAGTAAAGTTGCCCTCCACACCATAGAAATCGGCGAGCTTCTGGTTCAGAAACGTGTAATTGCTGTTGACCAGCTCCATCATGTTCTTGCTGTCAGTCAGCACATAGTAGAAGTATTCCACTGTTTCCCGGTAAAGCGCCTCCCGAAGCGGCATATCAAAGTCCGGAAACTTCTCAGGGTCTACGATGGGCTGCGTA contains:
- a CDS encoding amidohydrolase family protein produces the protein MKKLLLTVASGLFVFSQASAQKVDTEMIMDWEKYDPPSTLVVPEHPLTKSKYPFVDVHNHQFRMNQQDLAPLVKEMDDLNMGVMVNLSGRGRGSRGYLLEVLDNVKKNSPSRFIIFTNLDFTGIDDPEWGKKAAASLEEDVKAGANGLKIYKSLGFSVTDGSGKRVAVDDPRIDPVWAKCGELGIPVLIHSADPKSFWDDYDENNERWLELKTHPNRKRSATDPVPWEQIIQEQHNVFKKHKKTIFINAHFGWYANDLATLGKLLDEMPNMYTEIGAIIAELGRQPRAAKAFFTKYQDRILFGKDAYNPEEYYTYFRVLETADEYFPYYKRYHAFWRMYGLDLPDEVLKKVYYKNALKIIPNIDKSVFPK
- the hppD gene encoding 4-hydroxyphenylpyruvate dioxygenase; protein product: MNILDHSHQNTIEAPEDFLPLLGTDYLELYVGNALQAAHYYKTAFGFQSLAFCGLETGVKDRTSYVLVQDKIRLVLTTPLRADTEIGRHIDKHGDGVKVVALWVEDAAKAFEETTARGAKPFMEPQVEKDENGEVVRSGIYTYGDTVHIFVERKNYSGVFLPGFKPWKSSYNPKPIGLKYVDHMVGNVGWGEMNQWVDFYANVMGFAQLVSFDDKDISTEYTALMSKVMSNGNGRVKFPINEPADGAKKSQVEEYLDFYNGSGIQHIAVATDDIIETVTQLQNRGVEFLNVPTTYYDDLLDRVGHIDEDLEPLKKLGILVDRDDEGYLLQIFTKPVEPRPTMFFEIIQRKGARSFGKGNFKALFEAIEREQELRGTL
- a CDS encoding c-type cytochrome domain-containing protein, encoding MRVEALVKHPALVVCSFVIGVLVLGLPFIGKIEAPVIFLMLGRFHPLVLHFPIVLIILALMLELAIKFKFVPNATGLQLSLLAASAFTALIAILAGYFLFVGGEYSGELMEQHFWGATVSGAGVFFVTGLYLLSQRFQPVYPFYIGLLVLTNLSIGFTGHIGGSITHGKDYLTEYVPLIFQDEPAGSKTVEEMLVYDDMISPIFQAKCMSCHNQSRSKGGLIMSSLQSITKGGDSGLALITPEDLDQSELFNRVTLPADHDDVMPPEGQSPMSEQEIELLKYWITSGASPEQKVTALQAQPEIASVTNELLPQLARYRRKQAMAELKLKEVTNELEAVGKKLNLAIEPDSLEPGLFSLRVKFPPAPFNNDQFRELAPYNDAFSRLSIVSSSINDDGLYHISQMTNVKKLYLQKTNIDGSGFIYLMQMPNLETLNLSFTKVDDKVALDLLKFPSLKEVYLLGTKCTPQVVEALRKNKPGLKILFEEGPYF
- a CDS encoding DUF1552 domain-containing protein: MSKKWQISRRRMLKGVGACMALPFLDAMALPGMSSPVPSKSPLRTAFIVMPNGVHPHHWTPAAVGRGYEFTQQLLPLKHLQDDFLVLGELMNMNSLRTADGHYTKTANLLTSTRIRQTTGDNINSGGVSIDQVIANHVGGDTLFPSLEYGLDRIATGVDINVGLTRLYASSISWKTATQPLTKEIDPKMAFDRLFGRYVPGAKIKNDPWKQSVLDAVLDDAKSLKRNLGRSDQDKLTEYLDSVYSLEKRISDGANQEKFAANLTGDVKKELIRLNQNIEEYAEVRSGVDVTEKTRMMLDIMALAFWSDASRVSTFLFGNSVSNRNFSFLPGVNDGHHSISHHMDDEKKLAQYVKITQWHMEQYAYFIEKLKSMKEGESNVFDNSMIMFSSDLRDGNRHSPRNLPVLLAGRAGGRIKPGQNLIYEKETPLANLYVTMLEALNIEKTSFADSTGKLANILA